Proteins from a genomic interval of Nitrospirota bacterium:
- the cyoE gene encoding protoheme IX farnesyltransferase: MKEYAIEGALPSRHAISDYLVLAKPGIVSLVMMSTLTGLCIASRGLPDLWVTVCVMAGIALATAGSAILNNYIDRDIDCIMERTRSRAMAVEAFTPRNTVLTGIGLVAGALIFMLSTLNSITAILTGVASFGYVVLYTIILKRRSSFANQVGGIAGALPPVIGYVAVTQKIDLTALILFAISAVWQQPHALSIALKYRDQYAEAGIPVVPVAKGIDATKIRITLYTAVLLPLSIAPYVLGFSGFIYLSAAVLSGIIYLFLAIRFMRSGSSCNMFLFFYSIIYIVLIFAAMILNMGGIPG, translated from the coding sequence ATGAAAGAATATGCAATCGAAGGAGCACTTCCATCAAGGCACGCAATAAGTGACTACCTTGTTCTTGCAAAGCCGGGCATAGTATCGCTTGTGATGATGTCAACACTGACAGGGCTTTGCATAGCAAGCAGGGGGCTTCCGGATTTGTGGGTGACTGTTTGTGTGATGGCCGGCATTGCACTGGCAACGGCAGGGTCAGCCATACTTAATAACTATATTGACAGGGATATTGATTGTATCATGGAAAGGACCCGCAGCAGGGCTATGGCAGTCGAGGCATTCACACCTCGTAACACCGTCCTTACAGGGATTGGCCTCGTTGCAGGGGCATTGATATTTATGCTATCAACACTCAACAGTATAACTGCCATCCTTACAGGAGTCGCTTCCTTTGGTTATGTGGTGCTCTATACTATTATACTCAAGCGACGGTCATCATTTGCGAATCAGGTTGGGGGGATTGCCGGGGCGCTCCCGCCTGTTATAGGATATGTTGCTGTCACGCAAAAAATAGATTTGACTGCATTGATATTATTTGCGATTTCAGCTGTCTGGCAGCAGCCTCATGCCCTTAGCATAGCATTGAAGTATCGTGATCAGTATGCAGAAGCCGGGATCCCAGTTGTACCTGTGGCAAAGGGTATTGATGCGACAAAGATAAGGATTACCCTGTATACAGCAGTTCTCCTGCCATTGAGCATTGCCCCCTATGTGTTGGGTTTTTCCGGTTTTATTTATTTGTCTGCAGCTGTTTTATCAGGGATAATTTATCTCTTCCTGGCGATCAGATTTATGAGGTCCGGGAGCAGTTGTAATATGTTCTTATTCTTTTATTCCATCATTTATATCGTTTTGATATTTGCAGCAATGATACTGAATATGGGGGGTATTCCAGGATGA